TCAACGACGCCGAAGTCACGAAGATGGACGCCCGCGGCCAGGAGACCTACCAGGTCATCGGCTCCCCGGAACAGGTCGAGTCCGGCGCGGCCGGCGGGGGTGCGGACGGCGGTGCCGACGCCGGACCGTCGATCCCGGACGCGGACGTCGAACTCGTCGCCGGTCGCGCCGGCGTCAGCGAGGACGAGGCCCGCGAGGCCCTCGAGGCGAACGACGGCGACCTCGCCGCCGCTGTCGAGTCCCTCGAGTGACCCGCGCGTGAGCCAG
The nucleotide sequence above comes from Halosolutus halophilus. Encoded proteins:
- a CDS encoding nascent polypeptide-associated complex protein, with the translated sequence MFGGGGGLNPRKMEQMMEQMGIDVEDIDAEEVIIRTDEYDLVFNDAEVTKMDARGQETYQVIGSPEQVESGAAGGGADGGADAGPSIPDADVELVAGRAGVSEDEAREALEANDGDLAAAVESLE